Proteins from a genomic interval of Actinoalloteichus hymeniacidonis:
- a CDS encoding ABC transporter family substrate-binding protein — MRRTKTVSALALSVSAALVLGACGGGGDGGGNDGAGLNSDSQTGAKGDNGDGTYNAPEVTPGGPVTITHDAPFTTYNNSAAAGNNFNNTLVLSSVLTHPFKIDDQLEILLNTDVMESAEVIQEDPQIVEYKIKEGVRWSDGEAWDCDDFYLSWLSRSGKIRDDNDEPLFVPASTSGAEDATFTCDDDLTGQLAFDESYADWKGEFEAVSMLPAHILEQESGVEDITTITNDSPLEDKQAVAEFWNEGWNGFTEELAPGSGPYTIDTFNPNESITLVRNPEWIGNPAGPESVTFQAIADASAQQSALQDQQVQVIQPQADNNVAEQLRALADQGIRYEAAEGITFEHLDLNMDNPLFQDPAVRQAFAACIDREDLVDKLVRGVNPEAQPLGSLLFTSTAEGYADRYEDVILGDPEAAMSILEEAGWTQGDDGVYEKDGERLSFSISHTSIPRRNETVALVQSHCADAGIEVTDDNDDQFLDERVSQGDYDVALFAWVGTPFHSSKVSLYTDGGGQNWSGWESPEASEQLAIVNGELDETARREALIAADEIYAEEVFSLPLFSVPNSWAYNESVDKVTYQGSDGVAWNVWEWEVTS; from the coding sequence ATGAGGAGAACGAAGACGGTCTCCGCGCTGGCGCTGTCCGTCAGCGCGGCTCTCGTTCTGGGAGCTTGCGGTGGCGGTGGCGACGGCGGCGGGAACGACGGGGCCGGGCTGAACAGCGACAGCCAGACCGGTGCGAAGGGCGACAACGGCGACGGTACCTACAACGCGCCAGAGGTCACCCCGGGCGGGCCGGTCACCATCACGCACGACGCGCCGTTCACCACGTACAACAACAGCGCGGCTGCAGGCAACAACTTCAACAACACGCTGGTCCTGTCCTCGGTGCTCACCCACCCGTTCAAGATCGACGACCAGCTCGAGATCCTGTTGAACACCGACGTGATGGAGTCTGCCGAGGTCATCCAGGAAGACCCGCAGATCGTCGAGTACAAGATCAAGGAAGGCGTGCGCTGGTCCGACGGCGAGGCCTGGGACTGCGACGACTTCTACCTCAGCTGGCTCTCGCGGTCCGGCAAGATCCGCGATGACAACGATGAGCCGCTGTTCGTGCCCGCCAGCACCTCCGGTGCCGAGGACGCGACCTTCACCTGTGACGACGACCTGACCGGTCAGCTCGCCTTCGACGAGTCCTACGCCGACTGGAAGGGCGAGTTCGAGGCCGTCTCGATGCTGCCCGCGCACATCCTGGAGCAGGAGTCGGGCGTCGAGGACATCACCACGATCACCAACGACTCGCCGCTCGAGGACAAGCAGGCCGTCGCCGAGTTCTGGAACGAGGGTTGGAACGGCTTCACCGAGGAGCTCGCTCCCGGCTCCGGTCCCTACACGATCGACACGTTCAACCCGAACGAGTCGATCACCCTGGTCCGCAACCCGGAGTGGATCGGTAACCCGGCAGGCCCGGAGAGCGTGACCTTCCAGGCCATCGCCGACGCGTCCGCGCAGCAGAGCGCCCTGCAGGACCAGCAGGTCCAGGTCATCCAGCCGCAGGCCGACAACAACGTGGCCGAGCAGCTGCGGGCACTGGCCGACCAGGGCATCCGCTACGAGGCGGCCGAGGGCATCACCTTCGAGCACCTCGACCTCAACATGGACAACCCGTTGTTCCAGGACCCGGCCGTCCGCCAGGCCTTCGCGGCCTGCATCGACCGTGAGGACCTGGTCGACAAGCTGGTTCGTGGCGTGAACCCCGAGGCGCAGCCGCTGGGCAGCCTGCTGTTCACCTCGACCGCCGAGGGCTACGCGGACCGCTACGAGGACGTCATCCTCGGTGACCCCGAGGCCGCGATGTCCATCCTCGAAGAGGCCGGCTGGACCCAGGGTGACGACGGCGTCTACGAGAAGGACGGCGAGCGCCTCTCCTTCTCCATCAGCCACACCTCGATCCCCCGTCGTAACGAGACCGTCGCCCTCGTCCAGTCGCACTGTGCCGACGCGGGCATCGAGGTCACCGACGACAACGACGACCAGTTCCTCGACGAGCGGGTCAGCCAGGGTGACTACGACGTCGCGCTGTTCGCGTGGGTCGGCACCCCGTTCCACTCCTCCAAGGTCTCGCTCTACACCGACGGTGGCGGGCAGAACTGGTCCGGCTGGGAGTCCCCCGAGGCCTCCGAGCAGCTGGCGATCGTGAACGGCGAGCTCGACGAGACTGCTCGTAGGGAGGCGCTCATCGCCGCGGACGAGATCTACGCCGAAGAGGTCTTCTCGCTGCCGCTGTTCTCGGTCCCGAACAGCTGGGCCTACAACGAGAGTGTCGACAAGGTGACCTACCAGGGCTCCGACGGCGTTGCATGGAACGTCTGGGAGTGGGAGGTCACTTCCTGA